The following is a genomic window from bacterium.
GCCTCACGTTCCTCGATCGGTCGACGATCGAGGCGCTGCGCGCGCTCGGCGGCATCGCCGCCATCGCGATTTCCCATCCGCACTACTACGCGGCGATGGTCGAGTGGAGCGAAGCGTTCGGCGGGGCCCCGGTCTACGTGCACGCCGCCGATCGCCGTTGGGTGATGCACCCGTCGCCGCGTCTCGTGTTCTGGACCGGGGAGGCGGCGCGCCCGCTTCCCGGCGTCGAGTTGATCAATTTGGGGGGGCACTTCGATGGGGGCGCGGTTCTCCACTGGCCCGCGGGCGCGGGGGGTCGCGGGGTGCTGCTCTCCGGCGACATCATCCAGGTCGTCCAAGACCGCCGATCCGTGAGCTTCATGTACAGCTACCCCAACCTCATCCCGCTGGGAGGCGATGACGTCGCGCGCATCGCCGCGGCGGTCCGGCGCTACCGGTTCGACCGGATCTACGGCGCGTTCGACGGCCGGCAGATCCCGACCGGGGCGGCGGACGCGGTGGAGCGGTCCGCGAGGCGTTACCTCGGGCGGCTGGCGGGGCCGCCCGGAGGGGCGGCGGCGCGGCGGTCCGGGCCGTTGGCCCCGGAGGGAGGATGACCCCCAGCCGTCGCCGCACGTTAGGAGGAGGCGGGATCGGGGAAAATATAGGAGGGGCGTGGGGTGGAGCTGACCGATGGAGCAATGGAGCGACCTACGCAACTTCTCACCGCGCGCGGTCCGCTGGATCGCGCTGGGCGCCGCGGCGTTCTTCGCGCTGGTGGTCCTGGTGTCGTTCCTCGACGCGTCGGCGTACTTGAAGCGGGCGGCGGCGAAGCACGCATCGCTAGGCCGGCACTTCGCCCCGCCTTCGCGATCCGACCCGTCCGGCGCCCCGCTCCCGGTCGCGGATTCCCCCACGCCCCTGGCGGCCCCGATGGACCCCGCCGCAGCACCGCCGGGGGCCTCTCCTCATTCCTTCCGGAAGAGCGTGTGGGTCTCGACGCGGGCCGGTGGACCGCCGGCCCCCTACTTCCAGCAGCGCCAAGATAACTTCGGTCACTAGCCGGGCGCGGGGCCGTCGACTGCGGGAGGGCGCCCGCGGTGGGCGCGTCTTCCGCCGGCCGGCGATGTCGCGGGGCCCGCGGCGTCTTGCGGCGAAGATCAGGGCCATCACGGAGACCGCCCGCGGGGGGGAAGCGCATGGGGGCCCGGACGAGAGCGTACGGGTGGATCAGCGATCTGCCGGATCACCGCGACCACCGGTACCCGATCCCCCGGCAGGTCGCGCAGCGGCTCCCGCGCCGCGTCGACCTCCGTACGTCGTTCCCCCGAGTCTACAGCCAAGGACAGCTGCAGAGCTGCACCGCAAACGCCGTGGCGTCCGCCGTGCAGTTCGCCCGCAGAACGGAAGGGCTGCGGCCGGACTTTCAGCCCTCGCGGCTCTTCATCTATTACAACGCGCGGGCCCTCAGGGCCGACACCCGCTGCGACACCGGGGCGCAGATCCGAGATGCGATCAAGTGCGTCGCGGCGCGGGGAGCGTGTTCGGAGGATCTCTGGCCCTACCGGGTGCCGCGTTTTGAGATCAAGCCGTCACCGCGCTGCTACCGCACGGCGATCTCGCACCGGGCCGTCCGCTACCAGCGGGTGCGGCGGGACCCCCGGCTCGTCGCGTTGAGGGCCTGTCTCGCCTCCGGACATCCCTTCGTCTTCGGGATGGCCGTGTACGCGGGCTTTGAGAGCGTGCGGGTGGAGCGGTCGGGGGTGGTGCCCATGCCGG
Proteins encoded in this region:
- a CDS encoding MBL fold metallo-hydrolase, yielding MARFVCVTCGTQYPEAERAPAACPICEDERQFVGWEGQRWTTLEAMRADGRRNVLAEEEPGLTGLLTVPRFAIGQRALLVRTPGGNLLWDCLTFLDRSTIEALRALGGIAAIAISHPHYYAAMVEWSEAFGGAPVYVHAADRRWVMHPSPRLVFWTGEAARPLPGVELINLGGHFDGGAVLHWPAGAGGRGVLLSGDIIQVVQDRRSVSFMYSYPNLIPLGGDDVARIAAAVRRYRFDRIYGAFDGRQIPTGAADAVERSARRYLGRLAGPPGGAAARRSGPLAPEGG
- a CDS encoding C1 family peptidase, with protein sequence MGARTRAYGWISDLPDHRDHRYPIPRQVAQRLPRRVDLRTSFPRVYSQGQLQSCTANAVASAVQFARRTEGLRPDFQPSRLFIYYNARALRADTRCDTGAQIRDAIKCVAARGACSEDLWPYRVPRFEIKPSPRCYRTAISHRAVRYQRVRRDPRLVALRACLASGHPFVFGMAVYAGFESVRVERSGVVPMPGRGERHIGHGHAVLAVGYDDAARRFIVRNSWGEAWGQHGYFTLPYAYLAEPGLSDDFWTIRAVNA